In Gossypium hirsutum isolate 1008001.06 chromosome D06, Gossypium_hirsutum_v2.1, whole genome shotgun sequence, one genomic interval encodes:
- the LOC121203428 gene encoding small RNA 2'-O-methyltransferase isoform X1: METGGSLVQAIRKPTLTPKAIIHQKFGSKASYTVEEVEEPTQNGCPGLAILQKGPCLYRCSLELPDFTVVSGSFKKKKDAEQSAAQIALEKLGINLSSDNPTAEEAWRELIARVKYIFSNEFLSALHPLSSHFKAALRRVGDLNASVPASVIAICDGKLNNLCKIINPTVESHPLLVLSYIMRAAAGLPELVVSAEGQLSIWRKDPYPPNVIESSISQQSDVAESITTTAIYIPCSPEKAVEPVILNISSTGYYLDVIGQILGLSDANMVLISRTIGKASSETRLYFAAPKSYPLDMSSDLLNAKVVPFGGPLNAKASSLCGQDIYGDSILASIGYTWKGQDIFHEDVTLQSYYRMLISKIPSGVYKLSREAILAAELPLTFTTKTNWKGSFPREILSSFCRQYRLLEPVFCVSSIPLKASSELSRSNNKPEVSESAEQEREYANENESVDVDPKLAVLGSSFTCEVKIYAKCQDLILECAPDVLYKKQNDAVQSASLKVLSWLNAYLKDTYMSLEKEKQLANVFDIKFYRQIFFKEVVKCLSVCNCQHNETLGGKEPELNGVVENDASYINIEGTDSGLCPSNGSLLCVCYSVSLVTKGELQKELLESIEEFEFEMGTGAVIPCLEAVVSQMSVGQSACFYTELPPEDLVLAAAKDLANALAFLTSPCCLEYSIILLQVTEPPEDRMEQALFNPPLSKQRVEYAVQHIKEFCATSLVDFGCGSGSLLESLLEYPTSLETIAGVDISQKSLSRAAKVLHSKLVMKSDFDAPCRSIKSAILFDGSITDFDSRLCEFDLATCLEVIEHMEEEQASLFGDIVLSSFRPRILIVSTPNYEYNVVLQKSNLTSHEDDPEEKIQSQSCKFRNHDHKFEWTREQFQHWASELAVRHKYRVEFSGVGGAVDLEPGFASQIAVFRRVFLPEDDDSLKDENSASELGKPIQELLSTTIKMRLDNRSRSMNNTTIFYRWKSI; this comes from the exons ATGGAGACTGGAGGATCATTGGTACAGGCAATAAGAAAGCCCACGCTTACGCCTAAAGCTATTATACACCAGAAGTTTGGAAGCAAAGCTTCTTATACGGTAGAGGAAGTAGAGGAACCTACTCAAAATGGATGCCCAGGATTGGCTATCCTTCAGAAGGGGCCCTGCCTTTATCGCTGTAGCTTGGAGCTTCCAGATTTTACTGTTGTGTCTGGGTCCTttaagaagaagaaagatgctgaGCAGTCTGCTGCTCAGATTGCATTGGAAAAG ctTGGCATCAATCTTTCTTCTGATAATCCCACAGCAGAGGAAGCATGGAGAGAGTTGATAGCTCGTGTTAAATATATATTCTCGAATGAG TTCCTTTCAGCTCTTCATCCTTTGAGCAGTCACTTCAAAGCAGCTTTACGCAGAGTTGGTGATCTTAATGCTTCAGTTCCTGCTTCTGTTATTGCTATATGTGACGGAAAACTTAATAATCTGTGCAAAATAATTAATCCTACTGTGGAGTCTCATCCTCTCTTGGTCTTATCATATATTATGAGAGCTGCTGCAGGATTACCTGAGTTGGTTGTTAGTGCTGAGGGACAGCTTTCGATTTGGAGGAAAGATCCTTATCCACCTAATGTCATAGAATCATCAATTTCTCAACAGTCTGATGTTGCTGAAAGCATTACAACTACGGCCATATACATACCATGTTCACCTGAAAAGGCTGTTGAACCGGTGATTCTTAATATATCATCAACAGGTTATTACCTTGATGTTATTGGACAAATACTCGGATTATCAGATGCCAACATGGTTTTGATCTCGAG GACTATTGGTAAAGCTTCATCTGAAACAAGATTGTACTTTGCTGCTCCCAAGTCATATCCTCTAGATATGTCATCTGATCTTTTAAATGCTAAAGTTGTTCCGTTTGGAGGACCTTTGAATGCAAAGGCCAGCTCTCTTTGTGGTCAAGATATATATGGGGATTCAATTTTGGCATCCATTGGTTACACTTGGAAAGGCCAAGATATTTTCCATGAAGATGTCACCTTGCAATCTTATTACAG GATGCTTATAAGTAAAATACCAAGTGGAGTTTACAAGTTGTCCAGAGAGGCAATACTTGCAGCTGAGTTGCCCCTGACGTTTACTACAAAGACAAACTGGAAGGGTTCCTTCCCGAGAGAAATTCTCAGTTCATTCTGTCGCCAGTACCGGCTATTAGAACCTGTCTTTTGTGTCTCAAGTATTCCTTTAAAAGCATCATCAGAGTTGTCAAGATCAAACAATAAACCTGAGGTTTCAGAATCAGCTGAGCAAGAGAGGGAGTATGCCAATGAAAATGAATCTGTTGATGTTGACCCAAAATTGGCGGTATTGGGAAGCAGTTTTACTTGTGAAGTAAAAATATACGCAAAGTGTCAAGATTTGATTTTGGAGTGTGCACCCGATGTTTTGTATAAGAAGCAAAATGATGCTGTCCAGAGTGCTTCCTTAAAAGTTTTATCATGGTTGAATGCATATTTAAAGGACACATATATGTCTTTGGAGAAAGAAAAACAATTAGCCAATGTCTTTGATATTAAGTTTTATCGACAAATCTTTTTCAAGGAAGTTGTAAAATGCCTATCTGTTTGTAACTGTCAGCATAATGAAACTTTGGGAGGGAAAGAACCTGAATTGAATGGTGTGGTGGAAAATGATGCGAGTTATATAAATATAGAAGGTACAGATTCTGGTCTGTGTCCATCTAATGGATCCCTTTTGTGCGTATGTTATTCTGTATCTTTAGTGACAAAAGGTGAACTTCAGAAGGAGCTTCTTGAAAGTATTGAGGAGTTTGAGTTTGAGATGGGGACTGGAGCGGTAATTCCCTGTCTTGAAGCTGTTGTCTCCCAGATGTCTGTCGGCCAGTCTGCTTGTTTCTATACAGAGTTGCCTCCTGAAGATTTGGTTTTGGCTGCAGCTAAGGATTTGGCAAATGCTCTTGCATTCTTAACTTCAC CTTGCTGCTTGGAGTACTCGATCATCTTGTTACAGGTGACAGAACCCCCGGAAGACAGAATGGAGCAGGCACTTTTCAACCCACCACTTTCCAAGCAACGTGTCGAATATGCAGTGCAACACATTAAAGAATTTTGTGCTACTTCTTTG GTTGATTTTGGATGTGGCTCTGGTAGTTTACTGGAGTCTTTATTGGAGTATCCAACTTCTTTGGAAACAATTGCTGGAGTTGATATTTCACAAAAGAGCCTCAGTCGTGCAGCAAAG GTTCTTCATTCAAAACTAGTCATGAAGTCAGATTTTGATGCACCATGTAGGAGTATAAAATCTGCCATTCTTTTTGATGGGTCTATCACAGATTTTGATTCTCGGTTGTGTGAATTCGATCTTGCCACATGCTTAGAG gtgATTGAACATATGGAGGAGGAGCAGGCCAGTCTGTTTGGTGATATTGTGCTCAGTTCTTTTCGTCCAAGGATTCTTATTGTTTCAACTCCCAACTATGAGTACAATGTTGTACTCCAGAAATCCAATCTAACAAGCCATGAAGATGATCCGGAGGAGAAGATTCAGTCACAATCATGTAAATTTCGCAACCATGACCACAAGTTTGAGTGGACAAGAGAGCAGTTTCAACACTGGGCATCTGAATTAGCTGTTAGACACAAGTATAGGGTTGAATTCAGTGGGGTTGGTGGTGCTGTTGATCTGGAACCGGGATTTGCTTCACAGATTGCCGTCTTTAGAAGGGTGTTTCTACCCGAGGATGACGACAGTCTGAAGGATGAAAATTCG GCATCAGAACTAGGCAAACCAATCCAAGAGCTCTTGTCGACTACGATTAAGATGCGTTTGGATAATAGAAGCAGGAGTATGAACAATACAACCATATTTTATCGGTGGAAGTCTATATGA
- the LOC121203428 gene encoding small RNA 2'-O-methyltransferase isoform X2, which produces METGGSLVQAIRKPTLTPKAIIHQKFGSKASYTVEEVEEPTQNGCPGLAILQKGPCLYRCSLELPDFTVVSGSFKKKKDAEQSAAQIALEKLGINLSSDNPTAEEAWRELIARVKYIFSNEFLSALHPLSSHFKAALRRVGDLNASVPASVIAICDGKLNNLCKIINPTVESHPLLVLSYIMRAAAGLPELVVSAEGQLSIWRKDPYPPNVIESSISQQSDVAESITTTAIYIPCSPEKAVEPVILNISSTGYYLDVIGQILGLSDANMVLISRTIGKASSETRLYFAAPKSYPLDMSSDLLNAKVVPFGGPLNAKASSLCGQDIYGDSILASIGYTWKGQDIFHEDVTLQSYYRMLISKIPSGVYKLSREAILAAELPLTFTTKTNWKGSFPREILSSFCRQYRLLEPVFCVSSIPLKASSELSRSNNKPEVSESAEQEREYANENESVDVDPKLAVLGSSFTCEVKIYAKCQDLILECAPDVLYKKQNDAVQSASLKVLSWLNAYLKDTYMSLEKEKQLANVFDIKFYRQIFFKEVVKCLSVCNCQHNETLGGKEPELNGVVENDASYINIEGTDSGLCPSNGSLLCVCYSVSLVTKGELQKELLESIEEFEFEMGTGAVIPCLEAVVSQMSVGQSACFYTELPPEDLVLAAAKDLANALAFLTSPCCLEYSIILLQVTEPPEDRMEQALFNPPLSKQRVEYAVQHIKEFCATSLVDFGCGSGSLLESLLEYPTSLETIAGVDISQKSLSRAAKVLHSKLVMKSDFDAPCRSIKSAILFDGSITDFDSRLCEFDLATCLEVIEHMEEEQASLFGDIVLSSFRPRILIVSTPNYEYNVVLQKSNLTSHEDDPEEKIQSQSCKFRNHDHKFEWTREQFQHWASELAVRHKYRVEFSGVGGAVDLEPGFASQIAVFRRVFLPEDDDSLKDENSVCQYKVIWEWNRSRPPLTN; this is translated from the exons ATGGAGACTGGAGGATCATTGGTACAGGCAATAAGAAAGCCCACGCTTACGCCTAAAGCTATTATACACCAGAAGTTTGGAAGCAAAGCTTCTTATACGGTAGAGGAAGTAGAGGAACCTACTCAAAATGGATGCCCAGGATTGGCTATCCTTCAGAAGGGGCCCTGCCTTTATCGCTGTAGCTTGGAGCTTCCAGATTTTACTGTTGTGTCTGGGTCCTttaagaagaagaaagatgctgaGCAGTCTGCTGCTCAGATTGCATTGGAAAAG ctTGGCATCAATCTTTCTTCTGATAATCCCACAGCAGAGGAAGCATGGAGAGAGTTGATAGCTCGTGTTAAATATATATTCTCGAATGAG TTCCTTTCAGCTCTTCATCCTTTGAGCAGTCACTTCAAAGCAGCTTTACGCAGAGTTGGTGATCTTAATGCTTCAGTTCCTGCTTCTGTTATTGCTATATGTGACGGAAAACTTAATAATCTGTGCAAAATAATTAATCCTACTGTGGAGTCTCATCCTCTCTTGGTCTTATCATATATTATGAGAGCTGCTGCAGGATTACCTGAGTTGGTTGTTAGTGCTGAGGGACAGCTTTCGATTTGGAGGAAAGATCCTTATCCACCTAATGTCATAGAATCATCAATTTCTCAACAGTCTGATGTTGCTGAAAGCATTACAACTACGGCCATATACATACCATGTTCACCTGAAAAGGCTGTTGAACCGGTGATTCTTAATATATCATCAACAGGTTATTACCTTGATGTTATTGGACAAATACTCGGATTATCAGATGCCAACATGGTTTTGATCTCGAG GACTATTGGTAAAGCTTCATCTGAAACAAGATTGTACTTTGCTGCTCCCAAGTCATATCCTCTAGATATGTCATCTGATCTTTTAAATGCTAAAGTTGTTCCGTTTGGAGGACCTTTGAATGCAAAGGCCAGCTCTCTTTGTGGTCAAGATATATATGGGGATTCAATTTTGGCATCCATTGGTTACACTTGGAAAGGCCAAGATATTTTCCATGAAGATGTCACCTTGCAATCTTATTACAG GATGCTTATAAGTAAAATACCAAGTGGAGTTTACAAGTTGTCCAGAGAGGCAATACTTGCAGCTGAGTTGCCCCTGACGTTTACTACAAAGACAAACTGGAAGGGTTCCTTCCCGAGAGAAATTCTCAGTTCATTCTGTCGCCAGTACCGGCTATTAGAACCTGTCTTTTGTGTCTCAAGTATTCCTTTAAAAGCATCATCAGAGTTGTCAAGATCAAACAATAAACCTGAGGTTTCAGAATCAGCTGAGCAAGAGAGGGAGTATGCCAATGAAAATGAATCTGTTGATGTTGACCCAAAATTGGCGGTATTGGGAAGCAGTTTTACTTGTGAAGTAAAAATATACGCAAAGTGTCAAGATTTGATTTTGGAGTGTGCACCCGATGTTTTGTATAAGAAGCAAAATGATGCTGTCCAGAGTGCTTCCTTAAAAGTTTTATCATGGTTGAATGCATATTTAAAGGACACATATATGTCTTTGGAGAAAGAAAAACAATTAGCCAATGTCTTTGATATTAAGTTTTATCGACAAATCTTTTTCAAGGAAGTTGTAAAATGCCTATCTGTTTGTAACTGTCAGCATAATGAAACTTTGGGAGGGAAAGAACCTGAATTGAATGGTGTGGTGGAAAATGATGCGAGTTATATAAATATAGAAGGTACAGATTCTGGTCTGTGTCCATCTAATGGATCCCTTTTGTGCGTATGTTATTCTGTATCTTTAGTGACAAAAGGTGAACTTCAGAAGGAGCTTCTTGAAAGTATTGAGGAGTTTGAGTTTGAGATGGGGACTGGAGCGGTAATTCCCTGTCTTGAAGCTGTTGTCTCCCAGATGTCTGTCGGCCAGTCTGCTTGTTTCTATACAGAGTTGCCTCCTGAAGATTTGGTTTTGGCTGCAGCTAAGGATTTGGCAAATGCTCTTGCATTCTTAACTTCAC CTTGCTGCTTGGAGTACTCGATCATCTTGTTACAGGTGACAGAACCCCCGGAAGACAGAATGGAGCAGGCACTTTTCAACCCACCACTTTCCAAGCAACGTGTCGAATATGCAGTGCAACACATTAAAGAATTTTGTGCTACTTCTTTG GTTGATTTTGGATGTGGCTCTGGTAGTTTACTGGAGTCTTTATTGGAGTATCCAACTTCTTTGGAAACAATTGCTGGAGTTGATATTTCACAAAAGAGCCTCAGTCGTGCAGCAAAG GTTCTTCATTCAAAACTAGTCATGAAGTCAGATTTTGATGCACCATGTAGGAGTATAAAATCTGCCATTCTTTTTGATGGGTCTATCACAGATTTTGATTCTCGGTTGTGTGAATTCGATCTTGCCACATGCTTAGAG gtgATTGAACATATGGAGGAGGAGCAGGCCAGTCTGTTTGGTGATATTGTGCTCAGTTCTTTTCGTCCAAGGATTCTTATTGTTTCAACTCCCAACTATGAGTACAATGTTGTACTCCAGAAATCCAATCTAACAAGCCATGAAGATGATCCGGAGGAGAAGATTCAGTCACAATCATGTAAATTTCGCAACCATGACCACAAGTTTGAGTGGACAAGAGAGCAGTTTCAACACTGGGCATCTGAATTAGCTGTTAGACACAAGTATAGGGTTGAATTCAGTGGGGTTGGTGGTGCTGTTGATCTGGAACCGGGATTTGCTTCACAGATTGCCGTCTTTAGAAGGGTGTTTCTACCCGAGGATGACGACAGTCTGAAGGATGAAAATTCGGTATGCCAATACAAAGTTATATGGGAGTGGAATAGAAGTAGGCCCCCTCTGACAAATTAA